aaattaatacacAAAGAACGGAAATCCCCCAgaagaacaattaattttttcctatgtaatataaataaatgaaaaatggaTAGCTACAAGTAAACTATATGTTACATTTCCAAATGTACTAGTTCTGTTATAATATGGCCTATAACTATAGGATCCCACATAAGTAATGGAAGTAGTTAACTAACATAGACATCATTGAAATAGAAAAGTACAGACCACCACATGTAAATATAGCTATATGTGTTAACCCATTGGCTTTATATTATGGAACCATTCCGTGACGACTACAGTGCCACCCAATTATACCTTTTTTAACGTTTTTCATCggaatgttataatttaaatgaatcaatGAAAAAAGTCAGAATtatgtgggaaaatattttaagctgctaaaagtaaacatattataccatacaatatattttgtcaatTTCTATCTCACTTTTGGATGTTATATATTTTCCATTGACCTTAGGTTGAACGTTGACTCAGGGTGCGTAATATTGCCTTATGCaacgttattttatatttgaatgtctGACCAACAGACAGGAAGGATTATTGATCTACAATTACTACATTTTTTATCATAGTGGCTGATGAACTACACACTTAACTGAATCCTCTCAAGTACCACAGGTGGTGTGAACTTGTAACTTTGTTTACTTGTTTAAAATAGCCAAGAGAAGTCGTTATTTATCAATATGCTGTATGATATCTGTATAACATATTGACGTCAATGCACACAACTGATTATCCTGAGCTCTTTGTGTTTGTAAACACAACTTTGATTATAAACATTCAGTATTCAAGATGTAATTGTTTAAGTGATATCGGATAACTAAGGAATTAAACCAGTTTAACAGTTTTCAAGTgacattgttaaaattgtttcatttgaATAATGATAATGACAATGTCAGTGACAACTCCATTGGTTTGTGATGAGACAATCCAGAGATTACTCTATCCAAGGTAACAATGATACAACACTGTATATGACGTTCTTCACCTACCCCAAATTAAAATCTGGGACCTTGGTTAAAATTCCTGTTGTAAATATATCATTTGTAGTGCATATCTTAGATGtagtaagttttataattaaaatacattttatgtattagtACAAATTAAAGCAATATTACAAATTCCTATATTGTTTATCCCATGAAATAGGTGGTGTGTGTGCAACTGGTGGTACACACAATATGATATTCCTCATGTTCATTTAATGGTATCAATAATTGCTctataaaaaactaatgtttattgtCCACATCAGCAATTACTGTATTGTGTACCACTGGTGGCTGATGCACTATACACTTAACAGAATCGTCCCAAGAACCACAGGTGGTGTGAACTTGTAATAACAAGTTACTTATCAGTCATCTAGAAAGAATTAGAATCATAAATACAGGCAAATCTTCACATGAACATAATTGCATAATGTTTTAGTTTCACTAAGAATTGAAGTATGCgaggttttaaattaatacataaactgGTTTTCATTTCATTAAGATTATTCAaccataataaaaatacaagtaatgtTTTGAGTTACTAATTGTATTATGCTGTTAGTAGTAATAGTGTGCTATACATCAGctgttcatattaatttattttgcagtataaaaatacaaaaactggagatatttttgtgttatactaacaatttcaaagtaaatactaaaaagtgggtttttattatttaatatagaacTGAGTAAATAAGGTGATTACTGTCACagaagtaaataatttgtatgttaCACAGACCGACACTGGACTGTAGTGTATTTGGTGATCGGGGATTCAGCATCGAGAGTCGGCACCTGCACATCAGTGGTTACGGTAGAGACCAGAGCGGCAGTGCCTCCTACCTCGCAGACACTCTGGCTCTGTTGCTGCCTTACAATGACAATAAGTACATAACAACcaatatgtttattctgttcttctTGTTTATTATCCATTATTAAAGTCTCCCATGCTTTCCTGTTCTccaaatattgtgtaaataaattaacagaatTGATGTACTTATTTATAGTGGTAATGTATTGTGAGAAACCAAATCACAACATTTCAAGAACTTGGACAGAATTTTCAGAATGTATCATTCATTGAGAAACAAAATGCTGCATCAACACTTTAACAATCggacaaaaacattatttttaatataatataatgaatttgtttatgTGAAGATTTATAAGTTTCATAACCATAGTAACCTTTCAAAAAATCTCAAAACCTTAAATGATAATAATCAATGCGTTTGattgaatgtaaaaaaacaccctaaaaataaatagactaatATTAAATCTCCtatatttatacacacacaaaatgtttGTATACTATATGACATTGATAGACTCAGAagctatttgaccgatcattatgaaaggttttttgtatgtgtattttttctATTGAGAAGATTTATATGCTATGGCCATTGAtataactcaccaccaggcggcactgcaaaatataaaagttatcaaagtgcctgcacattataaactgcaattacgaaacaattacgtatattaaatagccaaacactatttgaaggcacaacatttttatgtatatttgtctttaaaataaatttctgtttgaAATTATAGCTTTAGTATTAGaccagtttataataaaatatacgtacgtgtacaatagctataaacatacacttttgacagattttcttgatcgtggcaacaaggcaaaaccCTACAtgggcgttggaaatataattccgttgaaccagaagttctcatacacgggcaaagcttacaaaaagcatGTGAAGCCaagggaaacagctagttataagATAAATTTAGGACAAAATTGCCATGTTATTGTTACAAAGGTCCTTAGATATGACCTTCCAAAAAACTATTTCTTACTAATAACTCCTGGAATTCACTGTGTTTAGAATTGTTTCATTACTATAGGATATTGAAGTATATCAGCTCCTTAACTAAGTGATTGATTGTATTTCAGAGAGACATTGGTGCCACTGCATGTTGATGGGGATGGTCACTGTCTGGTACATGCCGTGTCCAGAGCTTTGGTAGGCCGGGAGTTGTTCTGGCATCCCTTGCGTGTCCATTTACAGCAGCATTTCAAGGACAACTTGGATACCTACAAGGTctcattcaaaatttatacaaTCATAGAAAAGTTACAGtagtattcaaattatatttatcttcaaagtatgtatatatgtatctGCAATGCAGTCCAAAACCTTGTCCAAatcgtattattaaaaaaagtgtttcatGGGCATAAATCCAgattacagttataaaataaaaatcaatgttaataaagtacaaaacatgttttctgtaaaagaaatatttagttttttaattgcacatacaaaattcaaatttgactCACCTCACTTTACAACTAGTTATTTTGACAGAATTATAGAATATCAGAATGAGTTCAATGTTTAACAAGAATCTTTAGTATATTATGTAATACCAAAAGAGTAATCTTTTACAGATATAagagcaaatataaaaaagtggaatcttaaagttatattttttgtaagacATTGATCCTTTTATCACATGAAAATTAGTTGTTATACACTTTAGAACAGAAggtattgaataataataatattttgttattttatcaaaaaaagaaaaattaaggcATTTTTCAAGTTATagtattttttctgaaaatgtttAGAACAAACTacacagaatattttaaactttgctcTCTGTTATTATAATTTGTCAGTGTAGTGTGTGAtctgacaaaaaattaaaacaaataatgtaagaGTAATAATTCAATTTCTCAATAATGTACTATATGTTAACATTTTTGAGCTTATGAATAACTTGTAATCGTAAACTTTACCATAATATCAACAAGTGACCATACAAATTTCATCTTTTTGATGTGCTGAAAACGAATATGCCACCAATCTTTTCCTATCAcctgtattttctaaaatttaacatCAGcgtaatttactattttaagttaaacttattgaacaagaaattaataatacaaaattaaaactcttatatacacattatttattttacataaacaaaacagtattacagatttgtaaagtttataagaCCATTACACATTGATAGCATCAGCTTTTTACGCTGCTAAAGTTTCTTTTGTGGAATATTCCTTTGTTACAGCAGTCTCTGCAAATTCCTACAATAATCTGCTATCATATGAGTGTTCCATTTGCTCTGATAATGGTTCTCCATACTTAATGTGCTGGGGAAATCTTTCACCTCGTTCTTCACTGGTCTCAACCATATTTTCAGGAATATGAAAAGCATTCATCATCTTGATCTAAATCCCTCACAAACCGCTTCATTAAGTCTAGCTTAGTGTGCAATAGAGGCAAGATGACTCTATCTCATTCAATTAAGGGCTCACAAAATACCTTTCTTACAACTACAATTATGTTTTCTCTTTTAGGCCTCTCCCAGTACTGCTGTTTAGCTCTCAAGTTAATCATTTACTAAAGCAACTATATGGTACTCTTCTTTCATCTTGGTTGAGTTACCAATCTGTACTAAACCATTTTTGTTGTCATTGTGCAAAATTAACACTTAAAAGTGCACTTGTAACTATCAATAAAGAGACGCCAGCCATCTGAATTTATTCAGGAAAGCTTATTTTGAGTAGTAGCCCTTAACATTTTGGCAAATTACAAGATCCCTGTCTTGTGAGCAGTAAGGAAGCAAATCTAACTCAAGGttgtttatgtatgttaaaatgtaattagtgTTCCTTGGTCAAAAAGGTTATTTTCTGTTTAATCTTGATGCTAGTAACTCAGTTGattctttaaaaacatctaagttttgtattattaaaccACAACTCTTCTTGATTAAACTCTTGAGGATTTAATGAAGTTCCCTCATGGTCGCTATTGCTAGCTTTTCCATATTCCTAATAACATCAGAGAGATGAAGTTCATCTTCGGAGAGCTCTGGTTTCCTAGTTCTCTCCAAACCAACAAAACACCAGGTTTTAGGAACTTTCTTTTCCTGTTAGTCCACTGTCTTAAGTGCTCTGTACAGGTTTTATACGCAATATGCGGCACCCAGTATTTATCTTGATTATCAAATCCATAACCAAAGTACCCAAGGTAAGCTTTCTCTTCAAAATCTGttgtttttctgttttcttttagAGTGTACTCCCCACAAACATAACAAATCACATTAGGATGATTAATACAGTATCTTTGACTGGAAGCCATTTTGTCTTTTGTGAAATgcacaaacaaaaacttttaggTTATGTTAGCTGAAAAGAATAGCATTGTCTGATGAAACCATGTGATAgttttacaaagaagaagacaATGAAGAGAAGAGCAATATCAGACTTTATACTGCTTAGAATATACAGTTTGGTcagtatttatacaataaataaactatatataggCTTATGGTTTAATTCATAATCCCATGAAGTATAACTGTTAGAGAAGAACTGGTATCATATTTGCTTTCAGtttatcaaatatgaaaaatattaactttaaaattataagtaacaaaaacaatttttgtaggCTTGTCTATATTAACATTTCATTGTGAAATACTGTGCCAAATGTTAATATAAGTATACTAgttcccccccccacccccccccccccccacccccccccccccccacccccccccccccccacccccccccccccccacccccccccccccccacccccccccatggCATACTGGTAAAGGTACACATCAGCTACCCAGAGATGGCGTGGAGCGAGGaaccttgggggggggggggtatggaACAATTATGTCTCATAGCAGCAAGTAAGTCACAACATGTATGCTGGCTGCATGCAGTTGCTTCCTCCTATTATGAAACACGATATCTACCTTCAAATTTTGGGTATATTGTAGAAGTACAACTAAATCCAAGCCCCTGAGTACttgttaatctttttttattaatctttaggAAAGCGGTATACAAATCACTA
The Homalodisca vitripennis isolate AUS2020 chromosome 1, UT_GWSS_2.1, whole genome shotgun sequence DNA segment above includes these coding regions:
- the LOC124362371 gene encoding deubiquitinating protein VCPIP1-like, which gives rise to MSVLFSTCLDERCRYRIVYPASYTTVTCRGCGQTHSVAHFPEKTSVEDAPTKVQTLIKSLLIETQTPKRSPETIKVLGISNYHHKLLSPLLTLYGMDKHTGKARLLKELIKRPTLDCSVFGDRGFSIESRHLHISGYGRDQSGSASYLADTLALLLPYNDNKETLVPLHVDGDGHCLVHAVSRALVGRELFWHPLRVHLQQHFKDNLDTYKVSFKIYTIIEKLQ